One window from the genome of Pirellulales bacterium encodes:
- a CDS encoding FdhF/YdeP family oxidoreductase: MKKLTSGGGWQAIRYTFSKARQAGGIWKLWKAMRSRNACKTCALGMGGQAGGMVNEAGHFPEVCKKSLQAMVSDMQGGISPDFFATYSVAQMQRFSPRELEHCGRLTQPVMHIRGENYYQSISWDEALSRIADKLRDAAPDETFWYTSGRSSNEAGFLVQLFARLYGTNNVNNCSYYCHQASGVGLANTLGTGTATVQLEDLEHTDLVFVIGGNPASNHPRLMTTLMHVRRRGGEVVVINPVRETGMVNFRVPSDPRSMLFGSEIASLYVQPDIGGDLALLTGIAKRIVEMGATDETFLRESCLGWPELESRLGSLHWSEICQRSGVTKADIDKIAERYARAKNVVFAWTMGITHHLHGVQNVEAITNLALLRGMVGRPHAGLLPIRGHSNVQGIGSVGVSPKLKDAVFDRLQNYFGVQLPTTPGLDTMACVEAAEAGRLRFGFCLGGNLYGSNPDATYAARALGNLEMIVYLNTTLNTGHAHGLAGETIILPVLARDEEPQVTTQESMFNYVRLSDGGPARHVGPRSEVAAIADLAGRVLEHNRPIDWQGMQSTHRIREAIAAIVPGFEQIATIDQTKKEFQIPGRVFHAARFNTADGKARLKTHELPESSLVNGQLRLMTVRSEGQFNTVVYEDYDLYRNQDRRDVILMHPQDIARLGLRVEERVTISSEVGQLPNILVRSYPEIKAGNVLMYYPEANVLVPRHVDPASKTPAFKSILVHVESQARVPAGAGV, from the coding sequence ATGAAGAAACTCACGTCCGGCGGCGGCTGGCAGGCCATTCGGTACACCTTTTCCAAGGCGCGTCAGGCCGGCGGCATCTGGAAGCTGTGGAAGGCCATGCGCTCGCGCAACGCCTGCAAGACATGCGCGCTGGGCATGGGGGGGCAGGCCGGCGGCATGGTGAACGAGGCTGGCCACTTTCCCGAGGTCTGCAAGAAATCGTTGCAGGCGATGGTCTCGGACATGCAAGGAGGCATTTCGCCCGATTTTTTTGCCACGTATTCCGTTGCGCAGATGCAACGCTTCTCGCCGCGCGAGCTGGAACATTGCGGACGCCTGACGCAGCCTGTCATGCATATCCGCGGCGAAAACTATTATCAATCGATTAGCTGGGATGAAGCTCTTTCGCGCATCGCTGACAAGCTGCGCGATGCGGCGCCCGACGAAACGTTCTGGTACACCAGCGGGCGAAGTTCGAACGAGGCCGGCTTCCTGGTGCAGCTTTTCGCCCGATTGTACGGCACCAATAACGTCAACAACTGTAGTTACTACTGCCATCAGGCAAGCGGCGTAGGGCTGGCCAACACACTGGGAACCGGCACTGCGACCGTTCAGCTCGAAGACCTTGAGCATACGGACCTGGTATTCGTCATCGGCGGCAATCCGGCCAGCAATCATCCGCGCTTGATGACCACGCTGATGCACGTCCGTCGCCGTGGCGGCGAAGTGGTCGTGATCAACCCGGTGCGCGAGACCGGTATGGTGAACTTCCGCGTGCCGAGTGATCCGCGCAGCATGCTCTTCGGCAGTGAAATCGCCAGCCTGTACGTGCAGCCCGATATCGGTGGCGACCTGGCTCTACTGACCGGGATCGCCAAGCGAATTGTCGAAATGGGGGCGACCGACGAAACATTCCTGCGCGAGAGCTGCTTAGGTTGGCCCGAGCTGGAGTCGCGCCTCGGTTCGCTCCACTGGAGCGAAATCTGTCAGCGCAGCGGAGTGACAAAGGCCGATATCGACAAAATCGCCGAGCGCTATGCCCGAGCCAAGAATGTCGTCTTCGCCTGGACGATGGGGATCACCCATCATTTGCACGGCGTGCAAAATGTCGAAGCGATCACGAATCTGGCCCTGCTGCGCGGAATGGTCGGACGTCCTCATGCGGGTTTACTTCCCATCCGCGGCCATTCCAATGTGCAGGGCATCGGTTCCGTCGGTGTTTCGCCGAAGCTGAAAGACGCGGTTTTCGACCGGTTGCAGAACTACTTCGGCGTGCAATTGCCGACCACGCCAGGCCTCGACACGATGGCGTGCGTCGAGGCGGCCGAAGCGGGCCGCTTGCGATTTGGATTTTGCCTGGGAGGCAACCTCTACGGCTCGAACCCCGATGCGACCTACGCCGCCCGTGCGCTGGGCAACCTGGAAATGATCGTCTATCTGAACACCACGTTGAACACGGGTCATGCTCACGGCCTGGCAGGCGAGACAATTATCCTGCCGGTGCTGGCGCGCGACGAAGAGCCGCAGGTAACGACCCAGGAATCGATGTTCAACTATGTCCGCCTGAGCGATGGCGGACCGGCGCGACACGTCGGGCCGCGCAGCGAAGTGGCCGCGATCGCGGACCTGGCCGGCCGCGTTCTAGAGCATAACCGTCCCATCGACTGGCAAGGGATGCAAAGCACCCACCGCATTCGCGAAGCGATCGCCGCGATTGTCCCCGGCTTTGAACAGATCGCCACGATCGATCAGACCAAAAAAGAATTTCAGATCCCGGGCCGCGTCTTTCATGCCGCCAGATTTAACACGGCTGACGGCAAGGCGCGATTAAAAACGCACGAGCTCCCCGAGTCGTCGCTGGTCAATGGCCAACTTCGTTTGATGACGGTGCGCAGCGAAGGGCAATTCAATACCGTTGTGTACGAGGACTATGACCTGTATCGCAATCAGGATCGGCGCGATGTGATCCTGATGCACCCGCAAGACATCGCGCGACTTGGGCTGCGCGTCGAAGAGCGCGTGACGATCTCGAGCGAGGTCGGCCAGTTGCCAAACATCCTGGTCCGTTCATATCCCGAGATTAAGGCCGGCAATGTGCTCATGTACTATCCGGAGGCGAATGTGCTGGTGCCCCGGCATGTGGACCCGGCCTCGAAGACCCCCGCTTTCAAATCAATCCTGGTCCATGTCGAGTCGCAAGCGCGCGTTCCGGCCGGGGCCGGGGTGTAA
- a CDS encoding ABC-F family ATP-binding cassette domain-containing protein has protein sequence MILLNVVDITKHFGPDPVLDGVTFEVRPGEKIGLVGPNGAGKTTLLSILAGRQSADGGSVELHSSARLDYLEQQPTIVPGRTLWQEAAAALASLTELSEEAERTAHELAAAEDPADHKRLAERYERLQHELSHRDAYNIDHRIERVLEGLGFSRENFQQPIEQLSGGQHNRLLLARLLLAEPDVMLLDEPSNHLDIEATQWLERFLADSQQAMIIVSHDRYFLDKVTNRTVELFRGTVDCYTGNFSAYWRQKAQRLEVQARTYEKQQEQIAKTEDFIRRNHYGQNHAQAEDRRKKLARIERVDAPREIQAPPMGFTPADRTGDVVLRVERLAKAYDRPLFTDLSFDIQRGERWGILGPNGSGKTTLLRCLVGEEKLDDGRAIIGAKVRIGYHDQLLRSLDSEEQVVDAIRPVRKQFNEPQRRSLLARFGLTGDAVFQKVGSLSGGERSRAALAQLAADDANFLVLDEPTNHLDLWARDSLERSLTEFDGTVLLVSHDRYFLNRVVDHLLVVEPGKFRVIEGNYDAYLHLVAQGLAGDDNGRAADEKAKAAVKRPGRAEKAARPKRKFPYRKVADLEAEIFQRESRVEALHAELATPEALRDGQRVRQIQAEITEQRTALESLYPHWEEASELN, from the coding sequence ATGATCCTGCTCAACGTCGTCGATATCACCAAGCACTTTGGCCCCGATCCGGTTCTGGACGGGGTGACGTTCGAGGTGCGCCCCGGCGAAAAGATTGGTCTCGTGGGTCCCAACGGTGCCGGCAAGACGACGTTATTGTCGATCCTGGCCGGTCGTCAGTCGGCCGACGGCGGCAGCGTGGAGTTACACTCCTCGGCGCGGCTCGATTATCTCGAGCAGCAACCGACGATCGTGCCCGGCCGTACGCTGTGGCAAGAGGCCGCCGCCGCTCTGGCGAGTTTGACGGAACTGTCGGAGGAGGCCGAGCGGACGGCACACGAACTGGCCGCGGCCGAGGATCCGGCCGACCACAAGCGGCTGGCCGAGCGCTACGAACGGCTGCAACACGAGCTCTCGCACCGCGACGCCTACAACATCGACCACCGCATCGAGCGCGTGCTGGAAGGACTGGGATTTTCGCGCGAGAACTTCCAGCAGCCCATCGAGCAGCTCAGTGGCGGTCAGCATAACCGCTTGCTTCTGGCGCGGCTGCTATTGGCCGAGCCTGACGTGATGTTGCTCGACGAACCGTCGAACCATCTCGACATCGAGGCCACGCAGTGGCTCGAGCGCTTTCTGGCCGACAGCCAGCAGGCCATGATCATTGTCAGCCACGACCGCTATTTTCTGGACAAGGTCACAAATCGCACCGTCGAGTTATTTCGCGGCACAGTCGACTGCTATACCGGCAATTTTTCGGCGTATTGGCGGCAAAAGGCCCAGCGTCTGGAGGTGCAAGCGCGCACTTACGAAAAGCAACAAGAGCAGATCGCCAAGACCGAGGACTTCATTCGCCGCAACCACTATGGGCAGAATCACGCCCAGGCCGAAGACCGGCGCAAAAAGCTGGCGCGGATCGAACGGGTCGACGCTCCACGCGAAATTCAGGCGCCGCCGATGGGTTTTACGCCGGCCGACCGCACGGGTGACGTCGTGCTGCGCGTCGAGCGCCTGGCCAAGGCCTACGACCGGCCGCTATTCACAGACCTGTCCTTCGATATTCAGCGCGGCGAGCGTTGGGGAATTCTTGGCCCAAACGGCTCGGGCAAGACGACCCTTTTGCGCTGTCTGGTAGGGGAAGAGAAACTAGACGACGGGCGCGCCATCATCGGCGCGAAAGTGCGCATTGGATATCACGATCAGTTGCTGCGCAGCCTGGATTCGGAGGAACAAGTAGTCGACGCGATCCGGCCTGTGCGCAAACAGTTCAACGAGCCGCAAAGGCGTAGCCTGCTGGCGCGATTCGGACTCACAGGAGACGCCGTGTTTCAAAAAGTCGGCAGCCTGAGCGGCGGTGAACGTAGCCGGGCTGCGCTAGCGCAACTGGCGGCCGACGATGCGAACTTCCTGGTGCTGGACGAGCCGACGAACCATCTGGACCTGTGGGCGCGCGACTCGCTCGAGCGTTCGCTGACCGAGTTCGACGGCACCGTGCTCTTGGTCAGCCACGATCGATACTTTCTCAATCGTGTTGTCGATCACCTGCTGGTGGTCGAACCGGGAAAATTTCGTGTGATCGAAGGAAATTACGACGCCTATCTGCATCTGGTCGCGCAAGGATTGGCCGGCGACGATAATGGCCGAGCGGCTGACGAGAAAGCGAAAGCTGCGGTCAAGCGTCCAGGCCGCGCCGAAAAAGCGGCACGACCGAAACGCAAATTTCCCTATCGCAAGGTGGCCGATCTAGAGGCGGAAATCTTTCAGCGTGAATCGCGCGTCGAGGCGTTGCATGCCGAGTTGGCCACGCCCGAGGCCTTGCGCGATGGGCAGCGTGTGCGACAAATTCAGGCGGAAATCACCGAGCAGCGAACGGCCCTGGAATCGCTTTATCCGCATTGGGAAGAGGCCAGCGAACTGAATTGA
- a CDS encoding MBL fold metallo-hydrolase, giving the protein MKFQVLSHAGLQVTSNGRTLVTDPWILGSCYWRSWWNYPPVPSELVRSLKPDFIYVTHIHWDHFQGPSLRKFDKGTRIYVPKGNFRRIRNDLEHMGFTNIVELRHGEAVDLAPDFRITSYQFGVFLDSALVIECEGIKILNANDAKFMGGPLKQIVDRHKNFDFVLRSHSSANSRLCYELIDAPQEAVDDISAYVENFADFALSSGATYAVPFASNQCYLHRETYRFNDLVQTPTMVRDYFEEHGIENPSVQVMVSGDSWSTEDGFCVSDGDYFTNREQRLQEYLERNREKLEKFYAKEARSKVTLADMQKYFDKFRKALPFFVKRSFRNKPITYVLTAGDVKTIFRVDLYRGTLEELDHYDDDANPIQIHTSTLIMRQCLKMDLFSHLAISKRVRYRSRKRDKRYIERLNSLFNFYEYDMLPMRRMLQGRFLQTWTLRWREVLLYFHLVFNKLVHGNMRLRNFLPHRPRPDAMSLTNQAIERARSRQVDRQPAGASRSV; this is encoded by the coding sequence ATGAAGTTTCAAGTGCTATCGCACGCTGGGCTCCAAGTTACGTCGAATGGCCGAACTCTGGTCACCGATCCGTGGATTCTCGGGAGCTGCTACTGGCGCTCGTGGTGGAATTACCCTCCCGTTCCGAGTGAACTCGTTCGCTCGCTCAAGCCGGATTTCATTTACGTCACGCACATCCACTGGGATCACTTCCAGGGGCCATCGCTGCGGAAGTTCGACAAGGGGACACGGATCTACGTGCCCAAGGGCAACTTCCGCCGCATTCGCAACGACCTCGAGCACATGGGCTTTACCAATATTGTCGAGCTGCGCCATGGCGAAGCGGTCGATTTAGCGCCTGACTTTCGTATTACTTCGTATCAATTCGGTGTTTTTCTCGATAGCGCGCTGGTGATTGAGTGCGAGGGAATCAAGATTCTCAACGCCAACGACGCAAAATTCATGGGTGGTCCGCTCAAGCAGATCGTGGACCGGCATAAGAACTTCGATTTCGTGCTCCGCAGCCACAGTTCGGCCAATTCGCGATTGTGTTACGAACTGATCGACGCGCCGCAGGAAGCCGTCGACGATATCTCGGCCTATGTCGAGAATTTCGCCGATTTCGCCTTGTCGTCCGGAGCCACCTACGCCGTTCCGTTCGCCAGTAATCAATGCTACTTGCACCGCGAGACGTATCGCTTCAACGATCTGGTGCAGACGCCGACCATGGTCCGCGACTATTTCGAAGAGCACGGGATCGAGAATCCCAGCGTGCAGGTTATGGTGTCGGGCGATAGTTGGTCGACGGAGGACGGGTTCTGCGTGTCGGATGGAGACTATTTCACCAACCGCGAACAGCGCTTGCAGGAATATCTAGAGCGAAACCGCGAGAAACTGGAGAAATTCTATGCCAAGGAGGCCCGGTCAAAGGTCACTCTGGCCGACATGCAGAAATACTTCGACAAGTTTCGCAAGGCGCTGCCGTTTTTCGTGAAGCGGTCGTTTCGTAACAAGCCCATTACGTATGTGCTCACGGCCGGGGATGTGAAGACGATTTTTCGCGTCGACCTGTACCGCGGCACTCTCGAAGAACTGGATCATTACGACGACGACGCGAATCCGATCCAGATCCACACGTCGACGTTGATTATGCGGCAGTGCCTGAAAATGGACCTGTTTTCGCATCTGGCCATTAGCAAGCGAGTTCGTTACCGGTCGCGAAAGCGCGACAAACGGTACATCGAGCGGCTGAACTCGCTGTTCAATTTTTACGAGTACGACATGCTGCCGATGAGACGCATGTTGCAGGGCCGTTTCCTCCAAACCTGGACCTTGCGCTGGCGCGAGGTGCTGTTGTACTTCCACCTGGTGTTCAACAAGCTGGTACACGGCAATATGCGGTTGCGCAACTTTTTGCCTCACCGGCCGCGCCCCGACGCCATGTCGCTAACGAATCAAGCAATCGAGCGAGCCCGATCTCGGCAAGTCGACCGCCAGCCCGCCGGGGCTTCACGATCCGTGTAG
- a CDS encoding DUF805 domain-containing protein, producing MADEWFYSQGGNRVGPVSAAQLRQFAESGTITPDDWVWKQGMQDWIPARRINGLFPQPADLSVMSEEPRHVGAMAAPAQGSAPAPGNQPEGFGFQWYLVVWKKFADPSGRARRMEYWTFLLFHYIVIILLMIAGRMANGSSMIVNLYALAAIVPTVMVRIRRLHDIGKSGWWLLISIVPIVGWIIMLIFLTRASEPGTNKYGPNPLGQNA from the coding sequence ATGGCCGACGAATGGTTTTATTCCCAGGGCGGAAATCGCGTGGGACCTGTGTCGGCAGCTCAGCTACGGCAGTTTGCCGAGAGCGGAACGATAACTCCGGACGATTGGGTCTGGAAGCAGGGAATGCAGGACTGGATTCCCGCCCGCAGGATCAATGGACTGTTTCCGCAGCCGGCGGACTTGTCGGTCATGTCCGAGGAGCCGCGTCACGTCGGGGCAATGGCTGCGCCGGCCCAAGGGTCGGCCCCAGCGCCCGGCAATCAGCCCGAAGGCTTCGGCTTTCAATGGTACCTGGTCGTCTGGAAAAAATTCGCCGATCCCAGCGGCCGCGCGCGCCGCATGGAGTATTGGACGTTCCTCCTGTTTCATTACATCGTGATAATTCTGCTGATGATCGCCGGACGAATGGCCAATGGCTCGAGCATGATTGTGAACTTGTACGCGCTCGCCGCAATCGTTCCTACGGTCATGGTGAGAATCCGCCGATTGCACGACATCGGCAAAAGCGGCTGGTGGTTACTGATTTCCATTGTGCCGATTGTCGGTTGGATAATCATGCTGATCTTTTTGACCCGCGCCAGTGAGCCGGGCACGAACAAGTACGGGCCGAATCCGCTAGGACAAAATGCGTAG
- a CDS encoding class I SAM-dependent methyltransferase — protein sequence MEPLIADPHACDLCGESLFEPIAYRDRRGGLLETVVCARCGLVQHAHVPSEAELADFYARDYRRAYHGEISPSPRRVMRAWRKGELLLGRLSRHLGRGDRLLEIGSGIGCTVQVFELAGYDAQGVEPNHGFCEYGVRKLHARVRKGFLFDVAPEAQFDVVLLVHVIEHLGSPRRALEHIYQLLRPGGQLYLECPNFAAPFAKVERLLHFGHIYNFTSTTLETLARRAGFELVTQFATPEDPNLRFLLRKAGDLSRTIPSDAYSQTMAVLQRGSVARYHIRASYLQMRLSMLRRYAEEFLFARSFVRRRIELCAKKAQHRMLSSCSDTAAHPVAA from the coding sequence ATGGAACCCCTGATCGCCGACCCGCATGCTTGCGATTTGTGCGGTGAAAGTCTTTTCGAGCCGATTGCTTATCGTGATCGGCGCGGCGGATTGCTCGAAACGGTCGTTTGTGCGCGTTGTGGATTGGTGCAACACGCGCACGTCCCGAGTGAAGCAGAACTGGCCGATTTTTATGCGCGCGACTATCGCCGTGCGTATCACGGCGAAATCAGCCCCTCACCGCGGCGCGTGATGCGCGCCTGGCGCAAGGGCGAATTACTACTCGGCAGGTTGTCGCGCCATCTAGGCCGTGGGGACCGACTGCTGGAGATCGGTTCCGGCATCGGTTGCACCGTGCAGGTGTTCGAGCTGGCCGGCTACGACGCACAAGGGGTCGAGCCCAACCACGGGTTTTGCGAATACGGCGTGCGGAAGCTGCACGCGCGCGTGCGCAAGGGGTTCTTATTTGACGTTGCGCCTGAGGCGCAGTTCGACGTTGTGCTGCTGGTACACGTGATCGAGCATCTCGGTTCGCCGCGGCGAGCCCTGGAGCACATTTATCAACTTTTGCGGCCGGGCGGGCAGCTGTACCTCGAATGTCCGAACTTCGCCGCGCCGTTCGCCAAGGTCGAGCGGTTGTTGCACTTTGGGCATATCTACAACTTCACCTCGACCACACTTGAAACTTTGGCGCGGCGCGCTGGCTTCGAGTTGGTCACGCAATTCGCAACGCCCGAAGATCCGAACCTGCGATTCTTGCTGCGAAAGGCGGGCGACCTCAGCCGCACGATTCCGTCCGATGCCTATTCTCAGACAATGGCGGTCCTGCAGCGGGGAAGTGTGGCCCGATATCATATTCGCGCAAGCTATCTGCAGATGAGACTGAGCATGCTGCGCCGCTATGCGGAAGAATTTCTCTTCGCGCGCTCGTTTGTGCGGCGCCGCATCGAACTGTGTGCGAAAAAAGCGCAACACCGGATGCTCTCTTCTTGCTCCGACACCGCGGCCCATCCGGTCGCGGCCTAG
- a CDS encoding MoaD/ThiS family protein, with amino-acid sequence MIRVQLPTPLRILAQTGAEVQVEVTGDVTQLAVLDALEARYPNLRGTIRDQVTGRRRAFVRFFACDQDLSLESPEAMLPAAVASGAEPFVIIGALAGG; translated from the coding sequence ATGATCCGCGTACAACTTCCCACACCGCTGCGCATCCTGGCGCAGACGGGGGCCGAGGTACAGGTAGAGGTCACTGGTGATGTGACGCAGCTCGCCGTGCTCGATGCGCTCGAAGCCCGGTATCCCAACCTGCGCGGGACGATTCGCGATCAGGTGACGGGAAGGCGGCGCGCGTTCGTGAGATTCTTCGCCTGTGATCAGGACCTCTCGCTCGAATCGCCTGAAGCGATGCTGCCCGCAGCAGTGGCCAGCGGCGCAGAGCCCTTCGTGATCATCGGCGCCTTGGCCGGCGGTTAG
- a CDS encoding exo-alpha-sialidase — protein MSTIRVLVGTRKGAFILTADGKRERWDVSGPHFAGWELYHVKGSPVDPNRLYASQSSGWFGQTMQRSDDGGKTWSPVGNKFVYEGVAGTHMWYDGTQHPWEFARVWHLEPSLTDPDTVYAGVEDAALFRTSDGGLSWHELPALRCHESGPSWQPGAGGMCLHTIILDPTDPQRIYVAISAAGAFRTDDGGQSWKPINRGLHSQYIPNPTAEVGHCVHRMAMHPARPGVLFMQKHWDVMRSDDAGDNWREVSGNLPTDFGFPIDVHAHEPETIYVVPIKSDAEHFPLDGKLQVYRSRSGGNEWEALTNGLPQSNCYVNVLRNAMSIDSLDPCGVYFGTTGGQVYASANAGDSWAPIVHDLPPVLSVEVQTLP, from the coding sequence ATGAGCACAATACGGGTCCTGGTCGGCACGCGCAAGGGCGCCTTCATCCTGACTGCCGACGGCAAACGCGAACGATGGGACGTCAGCGGACCGCATTTCGCCGGCTGGGAGCTGTACCACGTCAAAGGTTCGCCCGTCGATCCGAACCGGCTCTACGCATCGCAATCGAGCGGTTGGTTCGGCCAAACGATGCAACGCTCGGACGACGGTGGCAAGACATGGAGCCCGGTCGGCAATAAGTTCGTCTACGAGGGCGTTGCCGGCACGCACATGTGGTACGACGGTACGCAGCACCCTTGGGAATTCGCCCGGGTGTGGCACTTGGAGCCTTCGCTAACCGATCCCGACACGGTTTATGCTGGTGTCGAAGACGCGGCACTGTTTCGTACCTCCGACGGCGGGCTATCATGGCATGAGTTGCCCGCCTTGCGCTGCCACGAATCAGGCCCCTCCTGGCAGCCGGGCGCAGGGGGCATGTGCCTGCACACGATCATCCTCGATCCAACCGACCCACAACGCATCTACGTCGCCATTTCGGCTGCCGGCGCGTTTCGGACCGACGACGGTGGGCAGAGTTGGAAGCCGATCAATCGCGGCTTGCATTCGCAATACATTCCCAATCCCACGGCCGAAGTCGGCCATTGCGTTCATCGCATGGCGATGCATCCCGCGCGGCCGGGCGTGCTGTTTATGCAAAAGCATTGGGACGTGATGCGCAGCGACGATGCCGGCGATAATTGGCGCGAGGTCAGCGGCAACCTGCCGACCGATTTTGGGTTTCCGATCGACGTGCATGCCCACGAGCCGGAGACGATCTACGTCGTTCCGATCAAGAGCGATGCCGAGCATTTTCCACTCGACGGTAAGCTGCAGGTTTACCGCAGCCGCAGCGGCGGCAACGAGTGGGAAGCCCTGACGAACGGCTTACCGCAAAGCAATTGTTATGTGAACGTGCTGCGCAACGCCATGTCGATCGATTCGCTCGATCCTTGCGGTGTTTATTTCGGCACAACCGGCGGCCAGGTTTATGCGTCGGCCAATGCCGGCGATAGTTGGGCGCCGATCGTGCATGACTTGCCGCCCGTGCTCTCGGTCGAGGTTCAGACGCTACCATGA
- a CDS encoding DoxX family protein yields MSSSATGAAVPASRKLYWAGWVLTILPSLLFLMTGAMSVTRQPQAIEGLETYGYPANVGVPIGITELACVALYLFPRTAVLGAILLTGYLGGATATHVRVGEPFFAAIIVGVLVWLGLLLRDARLRELVPLRK; encoded by the coding sequence ATGTCATCTTCTGCAACCGGAGCCGCGGTGCCTGCTTCGCGAAAACTGTATTGGGCCGGCTGGGTCCTGACGATCCTGCCTTCACTCCTGTTCCTGATGACCGGCGCCATGTCAGTGACGCGGCAACCACAGGCAATCGAAGGGCTCGAAACCTACGGCTATCCCGCCAACGTTGGAGTGCCAATCGGGATTACCGAACTCGCCTGCGTGGCGCTGTACTTGTTTCCGCGCACAGCCGTATTGGGGGCGATTCTGTTGACCGGCTACCTCGGAGGGGCAACCGCCACGCACGTCCGCGTCGGCGAGCCGTTCTTCGCGGCGATCATCGTCGGCGTATTGGTTTGGCTGGGCCTGCTGTTGCGTGATGCACGGCTACGTGAACTGGTTCCGCTGCGCAAGTAG
- a CDS encoding SRPBCC family protein, whose amino-acid sequence MLVKIAIGFVAVIVLFVIVVALQSSTFRVARSTKIAAAPAAVFPQVNDLHNWEAWNPWGKIDPAMKLTYEGPESGVGAAYHWDGNSQVGAGSATITDSRSDDLVQLRLDFLKPFKNTCVAEFDFQPDGDATTVTWTMDGKKNFIGKAMGLFISMDSMVGDQFERGLADLKAVVEATPQG is encoded by the coding sequence ATGCTCGTCAAAATTGCGATCGGTTTCGTAGCGGTAATCGTGTTGTTCGTGATCGTTGTCGCTTTGCAGTCGTCAACGTTCCGCGTCGCACGTTCGACGAAAATCGCTGCCGCGCCGGCGGCCGTATTTCCGCAGGTCAACGATCTGCACAATTGGGAAGCGTGGAACCCGTGGGGCAAGATCGATCCGGCGATGAAGCTGACGTACGAAGGGCCCGAATCGGGCGTTGGCGCGGCCTATCACTGGGATGGCAACAGCCAGGTGGGTGCCGGCAGCGCTACGATCACCGACAGCCGGTCGGACGACCTGGTGCAGTTGCGGCTCGATTTTCTCAAGCCCTTCAAGAACACTTGCGTGGCCGAATTCGATTTCCAACCAGACGGAGACGCAACGACCGTCACTTGGACGATGGACGGAAAGAAGAACTTCATCGGCAAAGCGATGGGCTTGTTCATCAGCATGGACTCGATGGTCGGCGATCAATTCGAACGAGGGTTGGCCGATTTGAAGGCGGTCGTCGAAGCGACTCCGCAAGGCTAA
- a CDS encoding VOC family protein — protein sequence MHVQPYLFLDGRTEEALKFYESALGATIERLLRFKDSTEPPQPGMVPPGCEDKIMHAQFKVGDTLIMASDGRCTGEQVIQGVALTITTDSDTEAEKVFSALGAGGQVQMPLTKTFFSSRFGMLADRFGVSWMVLVRQ from the coding sequence ATGCACGTACAGCCTTATCTTTTTCTCGATGGTCGCACCGAAGAGGCGCTCAAGTTTTATGAAAGCGCTCTGGGTGCCACGATCGAGCGGCTGCTGCGCTTTAAAGATAGCACCGAGCCGCCACAACCCGGCATGGTCCCGCCTGGCTGCGAGGATAAGATCATGCACGCTCAATTCAAGGTTGGGGATACACTGATCATGGCCTCGGACGGGCGATGCACCGGTGAACAGGTGATTCAGGGGGTGGCGCTGACGATCACCACGGACTCTGATACCGAGGCCGAAAAGGTCTTCTCGGCGCTGGGCGCCGGTGGTCAGGTGCAGATGCCGCTGACCAAGACCTTCTTTTCGTCGCGCTTCGGCATGTTGGCCGATCGCTTTGGCGTTTCGTGGATGGTCCTTGTGCGGCAATAG